The genomic region AAATGGAAACTGCACGGAGACGGCGTGCACATAGCCCCCGGTGACGTGGTTCAGCCCGATGAACGGCTCGCATGGCCCGCCACAATCGGAATCGGGATGCAACACGTGGTGGCAATGTTCGGAGCCACATTCCTCGTTCCGTTACTAACTGGTTTCAATCCTTCAACGACATTATTTTTCACAGGGATTGGAACCATTCTTTTTATCCTCATTACAGCCGGGAAACTTCCAAGTTATCTCGGCTCTTCTTTTGCCCTCATCGCCCCAATCACCGCCATCACCGGATACGTCCAAGGTGGAGGCGCCATTGACCCACACAGAATGGCGGTCGCACAAGGTGGAATCATCTCCGCAGGCCTGGCGCTCCTAATCGTCGGGTTAATCGTCATGGTGGCGGGCCACAGGTGGATCGACGTGCTCATGCCCCCGGTTGTTACAGGCACCATCGTGGCCCTCATCGGATTCAACCTGGCTCCCGCGGCGTGGAACAACGTTAAACAAGCTCCCGTAACCGCAATCGTCACCATCGTTTCCGTCCTCCTCGTGACCGTCCTGTTCAAAGGAATCGTCGGACGCCTATCGATCCTAATCGGTGTGCTCATTGGCTACGCGTGCGCTGTGATCCGTGGGGAAGTTGATTTTTCCACCCTGTCCGACGCCGCCTGGGTGGGCCTACCCAGCTTCCACGCTCCCGCATTCGACATCTCCGCACTTGGACTCTTCGTGCCCGTCGTCCTCGTGCTCATCGCAGAAAACGTGGGGCACGTGAAATCCGTGTCCGCTATGACTGGGCGCAACCTAGACACCCTCACAGGCCGGGCCCTGTTCGCCGACGGGCTCTCCACCGTGTTCGCTGGTTCCGGTGGTGGTTCCGGTACCACCACGTACGCGGAGAACATTGGGGTTATGGCCGCCACCCGCGTCTACTCAACAGCCGCCTACATTGTTGCCGCGCTAACCGCGCTCGCACTGTCCATGTTCCCCAAGTTCGGGGTGCTGATCGCCACGATTCCCGTGGGAGTACTTGGTGGGGCTGCGACGATCCTGTACGGCATGATCGGCATGCTTGGCGTGCGCATCTGGGTGCAGAACCGCACCGACTTCTCTGACCCCGTCAACCTGAACACAGCAGCAGTCGCCATGGTGGTTGCGATAGCGAACTACACGTGGCACTGGGGAGACATGGTGTTTGAGGGAATCGCACTAGGCTCGTTCGGCGCCCTTGCGATGTACCACGCGATGCGGTGGATCTCTCGGCTAAGGGGTACCTCGCTGGAATCCGCCAGCCCCGCCTCCGCACCAGCCGGTTCCGAACTGGAACCCGGGCAGCTGGAACGCTCCTGGGACCGCGGAGCAGACGGGAAACAAGCCCGCACCCACCACGACCAGCGCTTTGAATCCGCCGACACCAAACCAGGTACCCCCAACGCGTAACCGGGTTTAGTGCAATAACCACAGCTGTTGCTCCATGTTAGCGGTGTGCGGCCTGATGAGTTTTTCACCGGCCCGAAGCCCGCTTTAGAAACGTAGCTCAGCTTAGTTACGCCGCGTTCCCTCCTCAGTAAGGAAAACTCGGATCAAAACCGAGGTTGACCTAACTGGGGAGGGAACTAATTTCTACTCCTTTAATTACGTGTCTTACCACTGGGTATCATTAGGTAACTTACTGAAAGGCCGCCATGTCAATAAACGCTAAACAATGCGACGCAACCGCGCATGAACTGCAAAACCTGTGCAATAAACTCACGGTTTCACCCGCGTGGATTGCGACGAAACTGGGGTATGCGAACGAGCAGTATTTACATGAGGTACTTGCAATCGCGCCCAGCGTTAACCCCGCGGAAGTGTGGCGGGTGCGCGACTTCCTGTGCGCGGTAGCGGCGAAAGAGGGGGTGAGGGTACCTGCGTTCTCGGTGCTGAAAAGCAGCATGCGTTCGACTGCGAAAATGTGGTTCGGTAACTGGGAGGTGCCGGCTGTCGACTAGTCGTTGTTGCTCTAAAACTAGATGTTGCTGTAAAACTCCACGTTGCGTAAAGCCCCGCGCGGTAGGTGAAAACGCGTGTAGGTGCCCCCGACCGTTGATGAGAACTATTCGCGACTAAGGGTAGGGTAAGTACGTACTTAACCTCATCGCATAACAAGGGTAAACAAGCATGTCGCACGCGCACCACAACCACGGGCCCCTAGAGCTGCCTCGCAAACGCCTACTCAGAATCAGGCTCACACTAGCCGCAATAGTACTGCCATTAGCGATCGCCACGGTCGTCGGGTTGGTGCTTCTGTGGCCGTCAGGGAAAACCCCCGTCGGAAGTGTCGATGCCGTACATAAAGACGCCACGGCGGGCGCCGCTACCATAACCGATTTGCGTCCAGAAACGTGTGCGGAAGTAGGGGGTACCTACGGAGGGGAAGGAGGTGCCTCGGGTGGAACAGGGGGCACATCTGAAGAGGAGGGTACTTCCCAAGTGGAGGGTACCTCGGGTGGTGATGGACCTGGCGCAGCTAACGCCGTGTGCGCGCGCATAGACCGCGGGTTGAACGTTGGTCAAACCGTTGTCGTGCAAGTACCCCCGGAGGTGTACCAGTCCCTCAAAAAAGGAACGCACCTGAAAATACTGCAAAATAAACTCCCGGCCCAGAGCAGTGTGGGAACCCCCGAACCGACGGCGGAAACCGAACCAAATCAAGAGGGTGCTTCTGGTGTCGACGCTACCCAGCCTCAAAACCCGGACGCTACCCAGCCTCAAAACCCGGAGGTAATTACCTATTACTGGGATATTGAACGCGGTACCTCGATGGCAACTCTAATCGCAATTTACGTGGTGCTCGTACTGATCGTAGCGAGGGTACGTGGGGCTGCGGCGATCTGCGGTCTAGCTGCGTCCGTGCTCGTCCTCTTATATTTTGTGATGCCCGCACTCATGAGTGGGGAACACGCGCTCGCGGTAACGCTAACTGGCATTAGTGCAATGATGTTCTCTTCCGTGTATTTAGCACACGGTATCTCGATCCGCACAACAACTGCGCTGCTGGGCACATTCGGTGGGGTCGTGCTGAGTGTCGTAATCGCGGTTTGGCAGGTGGGAGCCAACCACCTCTCAGGCGCATCCAACGAAGATGCGCAACTGATCTTCGGCTTCATTCCCGCTATTTCTCTGCAGTGGCTTCTGATCTGCGGAATCGTAATTGCGGGGCTGGGGGCGCTCAACGACGTGACCATCACGCAAGCGTCCGCGGTTTGGGAACTACATGAAGCTAACCCGCGCATGGGGCGGGCACGTTTATTTGCCCGCGCAATGCGGATTGGGCGCGACCACATCGCCTCCACCGTTTACACCCTGGCGTTCGCGTACGCAGGTACCGCCCTGCCTGCACTCCTGTTAGCGCTCATGGTTCGGCGCAGCGGTTGGGACCTGGTGACTTCCGCATCCATCGCCGAAGAAATAGTACGTACCCTCATCGCTTCCATCGGGTTGATTGCCGCGATACCGCTCACCACCGCCGTAGGTACCCTCCTTGTTTCCATCACGAAACCACCCGTAGCCGAGCCGCAAGTGCGCTGAGGTATGAGGTCTGCAAAAGCAGGCTCCGCCTCGGGCACGTTTGCGCAGTCTCGCGCACCTATGCAAGATAAAAACGGTTTCGGGCGGTAATGTAGCTAGTTATTTTCCTGAGGTTCTGACGCGGCAATCTCCTGAGGTTCTGACGCCGCCATCAGGAGT from Gleimia hominis harbors:
- a CDS encoding uracil-xanthine permease family protein gives rise to the protein MAVKWKLHGDGVHIAPGDVVQPDERLAWPATIGIGMQHVVAMFGATFLVPLLTGFNPSTTLFFTGIGTILFILITAGKLPSYLGSSFALIAPITAITGYVQGGGAIDPHRMAVAQGGIISAGLALLIVGLIVMVAGHRWIDVLMPPVVTGTIVALIGFNLAPAAWNNVKQAPVTAIVTIVSVLLVTVLFKGIVGRLSILIGVLIGYACAVIRGEVDFSTLSDAAWVGLPSFHAPAFDISALGLFVPVVLVLIAENVGHVKSVSAMTGRNLDTLTGRALFADGLSTVFAGSGGGSGTTTYAENIGVMAATRVYSTAAYIVAALTALALSMFPKFGVLIATIPVGVLGGAATILYGMIGMLGVRIWVQNRTDFSDPVNLNTAAVAMVVAIANYTWHWGDMVFEGIALGSFGALAMYHAMRWISRLRGTSLESASPASAPAGSELEPGQLERSWDRGADGKQARTHHDQRFESADTKPGTPNA
- a CDS encoding DUF2316 family protein — encoded protein: MSINAKQCDATAHELQNLCNKLTVSPAWIATKLGYANEQYLHEVLAIAPSVNPAEVWRVRDFLCAVAAKEGVRVPAFSVLKSSMRSTAKMWFGNWEVPAVD
- a CDS encoding YibE/F family protein — encoded protein: MSHAHHNHGPLELPRKRLLRIRLTLAAIVLPLAIATVVGLVLLWPSGKTPVGSVDAVHKDATAGAATITDLRPETCAEVGGTYGGEGGASGGTGGTSEEEGTSQVEGTSGGDGPGAANAVCARIDRGLNVGQTVVVQVPPEVYQSLKKGTHLKILQNKLPAQSSVGTPEPTAETEPNQEGASGVDATQPQNPDATQPQNPEVITYYWDIERGTSMATLIAIYVVLVLIVARVRGAAAICGLAASVLVLLYFVMPALMSGEHALAVTLTGISAMMFSSVYLAHGISIRTTTALLGTFGGVVLSVVIAVWQVGANHLSGASNEDAQLIFGFIPAISLQWLLICGIVIAGLGALNDVTITQASAVWELHEANPRMGRARLFARAMRIGRDHIASTVYTLAFAYAGTALPALLLALMVRRSGWDLVTSASIAEEIVRTLIASIGLIAAIPLTTAVGTLLVSITKPPVAEPQVR